Proteins co-encoded in one Gossypium arboreum isolate Shixiya-1 chromosome 11, ASM2569848v2, whole genome shotgun sequence genomic window:
- the LOC108471830 gene encoding receptor-like protein 7, producing MKPSLAFACFLFFVTLFPFTIFSFSSEQPAVLCHSDERLALMQLKDSFIIDKQALAAGFCAYPKVDSWDSQSVDCCSWDGIECDQNTGLVIGLDISSSCLYGSINSTSSLFHLVHLQKLNLAKNHFNYSVIPYALGNLSMLTDLNLSSSVFSGQIPSEISNLHRLSSLDLSFVDLASPIPSVLANLSSLTSLNLDSCGLQGMFPLAIFQLPKLETIWLVRNSDLKGYLPEFNFSIKLKKLALWNTRFSGELPASIGNLDSLEYLGLGNCNFTGSVPSPLGNLPNLKFLNLGNNSFTGLVPPTLGNLTKLCKLYLQSNYFTGVIPSELTNLTQLTFLNLQGNMLQGSVPSSISRLEKLNFFDCDDNRLGGLLEMDAFLELKDLQYLFLSLNDFNLVSRNDSNATRPQAQLVDIGLRYCHLREFPYFLRHQHRLQLLDLSSNNIQGQIPQWMSKVSVETLLFLDLSNNSLTGFDEFPLVLPWSKLNYLKLDSNILRGSLPVPPLSTVFYSISNNYLNGEIPELLCNLSSLSILDFSYNNISGGIPVCLSNFSKSLLVLKVRSNQLDGPIPSGWATGNRLKMIDLSKNKLQEKIPKSLMECKMLEYLDLGYNQIRDVFPSWLGSLPELNILILSSNAFYGRIENPKLNLIVFPKLRIIDLSHNRFNGSLPWVYFERWISMSSLDGKNSPTPKYMRESLDMRLNVIQVPRDYDYSMTITNKGMEIKYPKIIRTLVAIDFSGNRFDGEIPESIGKLKELHLLNFSNNNLVGGIPVAIAELINLESLDLSQNKLEGRIPKELGTQLTFLAFLNVSYNRLTGFIPRGTQLESFQSNSFDGNPGLCGKPLLKECSNNARGLPFPSSTSSKQFGLDWKVVLLGYGCGFLYGAVIGHIVIKRKPDWFAQTFSKCPTRRRMRRIISICMHACII from the exons ATGAAGCCATCTCTTGCATTTGCATGCTTTCTTTTCTTCGTTACTCTTTTCCCATTCACTATCTTTTCTTTCTCGTCTGAGCAGCCTGCAGTACTTTGTCACAGCGATGAGCGTCTTGCTTTGATGCAGCTCAAGGATAGCTTCATCATCGACAAGCAAGCATTGGCTGCTGGTTTTTGTGCTTATCCTAAGGTTGATAGTTGGGATTCTCAAAGCGTTGACTGCTGTTCATGGGATGGCATAGAGTGTGACCAAAACACTGGTCTGGTGATAGGCCTGGATATCAGCAGTAGTTGCCTTTATGGCTCCATCAATTCCACCAGCAGTCTCTTCCACCTTGTTCACCTTCAAAAGCTTAACCTTGCTAAGAACCATTTTAATTACTCTGTGATTCCATATGCGTTGGGCAATCTTTCGATGCTCACAGACCTTAACCTCTCCAGTTCTGTATTTTCAGGTCAAATACCGTCAGaaatttcaaatctgcataggttATCTTCCCTCGATCTCTCGTTCGTAGATTTGGCGTCTCCGATTCCAAGTGTGTTGGCCAACTTGTCCTCGCTGACGTCCCTTAATCTCGATTCTTGTGGACTGCAGGGCATGTTTCCATTAGCCATTTTCCAGCTACCAAAGCTTGAAACTATTTGGCTTGTACGCAATTCCGATCTCAAAGGTTACTTACCAGAGTTCAATTTCAGCATCAAACTTAAAAAGTTAGCATTGTGGAATACAAGGTTTTCTGGTGAGTTACCTGCTTCAATTGGAAACCTTGATTCTTTGGAATACTTGGGACTCGGTAACTGCAACTTCACAGGGTCAGTGCCATCTCCGTTGGGTAATCTCCCCAATCTCAAATTTCTGAATCTTGGAAACAATTCTTTTACGG GGTTAGTGCCGCCAACGTTGGGTAATCTCACCAAGCTCTGTAAGTTGTATCTTCAAAGTAATTATTTCACGG GTGTTATTCCTTCTGAGCTTACCAACTTGACCCAACTCACTTTTTTGAATCTACAAGGGAACATGCTACAAGGATCAGTCCCAAGCTCAATCTCGAGACTTGAGAAACTTAATTTTTTTGACTGTGACGACAATAGATTGGGTGGCCTTCTGGAGATGGATGCATTTCTAGAGCTAAAAGATCTGCAGTATTTGTTTCTGTCCTTGAATGATTTCAATTTAGTTTCTCGAAATGATAGCAATGCCACCCGTCCTCAGGCTCAGCTAGTTGATATAGGATTACGGTACTGCCATCTAAGAGAGTTCCCATATTTCTTGCGCCACCAACACCGATTACAGCTTCTTGATCTTTCTTCAAACAACATTCAGGGCCAGATACCGCAGTGGATGTCCAAAGTGAGCGTTGAAACCCTGTTGTTTTTAGACCTTTCAAACAACTCCCTCACCGGTTTCGATGAATTCCCACTTGTTCTTCCATGGTCTAAACTGAACTATCTGAAACTTGATTCCAACATTCTCCGGGGTTCTCTCCCAGTTCCACCCTTGTCTACAGTTTTCTATTCCATCTCTAACAATTATCTCAATGGAGAAATCCCAGAGCTGTTGTGCAATCTCAGCTCTCTTTCCATTCTTGACTTTTCCTACAATAACATCAGTGGTGGGATCCCAGTGTGTCTGAGCAACTTCAGCAAGTCTTTATTAGTACTGAAGGTGCGGTCCAACCAGTTAGATGGTCCCATTCCAAGTGGTTGGGCAACTGGAAACAGATTAAAAATGATAGATTTGAGCAAAAACAAATTGCAAGAGAAGATTCCAAAATCGCTGATGGAGTGTAAAATGTTGGAATATCTTGATCTTGGATACAATCAGATTAGAGATGTATTCCCTTCTTGGTTAGGGTCTCTTCCAGAATTGAATATTCTTATTTTATCTTCTAATGCATTTTATGGTAGGATAGAGAATCCTAAGTTGAATCTCATTGTCTTTCCCAAGTTGCGAATCATCGATCTTTCTCACAACAGATTCAATGGAAGCTTGCCTTGGGTTTACTTTGAAAGATGGATTAGCATGTCAAGTCTAGATGGGAAGAACTCGCCAACTCCTAAATACATGCGAGAAAGTTTAGATATGAGGCTAAATGTTATACAAGTTCCCAGGGATTATGATTACTCCATGACAATTACAAACAAAGGCATGGAGATAAAGTACCCAAAGATCATTCGAACTCTTGTAGCCATTGATTTCTCTGGCAACAGATTTGATGGAGAAATTCCAGAATCGATTGGGAAGCTCAAAGAACTTCACTTGCTGAACTTTTCGAATAACAATCTCGTTGGAGGAATCCCAGTAGCCATAGCGGAGCTCATTAATCTTGAATCTTTGGACCTTTCTCAGAACAAGCTAGAGGGCAGAATTCCAAAGGAGTTGGGTACTCAACTCACTTTCCTAGCATTCCTCAACGTCTCTTATAATCGTCTCACAGGGTTCATACCGCGAGGCACACAATTGGAGAGTTTTCAAAGTAACTCCTTTGATGGAAATCCAGGGTTGTGTGGAAAACCCTTGCTAAAGGAATGTAGCAACAATGCTAGAGGCCTGCCATTTCCATCTTCAACTTCTTCAAAACAGTTTGGATTGGATTGGAAAGTAGTGTTGTTAGGTTATGGATGTGGATTTTTATATGGAGCGGTGATTGGGCATATTGTGATAAAAAGGAAACCCGATTGGTTTGCCCAGACTTTCTCCAAATGTCCTACAAGAAGGCGAATGAGACGAATTATTTCaatatgcatgcatgcatgtattatataa